A stretch of the Vitis vinifera cultivar Pinot Noir 40024 chromosome 16, ASM3070453v1 genome encodes the following:
- the LOC100264780 gene encoding bark storage protein A, with protein sequence MDNIKRYHVAHQIPHPPITALPTFSPAFTVYLFPGASTAVRSPSAAGSSMIGGRGGVVGGWRWGLWAVDLVGLLVVAVMVEETVELKLSHHLHGVVERVNERNGPFVGLLMTYPTEEIALQVSGFFVPSSDFPLVQLAGRRFNIGKIKGVDVIYVMSGEQTLNAGITVQLLIDTFDVVGIVHYGIAGSTNDSLLIGDVSVPKYVAQTSSWKWKKFKSKKGALPELKFGDYNLPIKGENLLAEIEFTQVQLYSTGRPMQELFWLETDPKWFNLATQLQEVDLQQCLNETYCLSEKPKVAYGLRGSSADIFVDNAAYNEFLFKTLNISTVDEESAAVVMASMSNGVPSVVFRGISDTAGDGGTLSSSIFSLAATNAVRVAVEFIGLLGREGKVHDQ encoded by the exons ATGGACAACATTAAAAGATACCATGTCGCACACCAAATCCCACACCCACCAATCACAGCCCTCCCAACTTTCTCTCCAGCCTTCACTGTCTACCTCTTTCCAGGAGCCTCCACAGCCGTCCGATCACCATCAGCAGCAGGGAGTTCGATGATCGGAGGGCGGGGAGGAGTAGTGGGTGGGTGGAGATGGGGGCTGTGGGCCGTTGATCTGGTGGGGTTGCTGGTGGTGGCGGTGATGGTGGAGGAGACAGTGGAGCTGAAGCTAAGCCACCATCTCCATGGGGTTGTGGAGAGAGTGAATGAGAGAAATGGGCCTTTTGTTGGGCTTTTAATGACTTATCCCACCGAAGAAATTGCTCTTCAAGTCTCTGGTTTCTTTGTTCCTAGCTCTGATTTTCCTCTGGTTCAACTTGCTG GGAGGAGATTCAACATTGGAAAGATTAAGGGTGTAGATGTAATTTATGTGATGTCCGGGGAGCAAACG CTAAATGCAGGTATAACCGTGCAACTTCTTATTGACACATTTGATGTTGTGGGAATCGTTCATTATGGGATTGCTGGAAGCACTAATGATTCCTTGCTCATTGGTGACGTTAGTGTCCCCAAATATGTTGCCCAAACAAGTTCCTGGAAATGGAAG AAATTCAAATCAAAGAAAGGAGCATTACCCGAATTGAAATTTGGGGACTACAACTTACCGATCAAGGGAGAAAACCTTTTGGCAGAAATAGAGTTTACGCAGGTGCAGTTATACTCCACCGGTCGGCCAATGCAAGAGCTCTTCTGGCTTGAAACCGATCCAAAATGGTTCAACCTGGCCACTCAACTTCAG GAAGTGGATTTGCAGCAGTGCTTAAATGAGACATATTGCCTATCGGAAAAACCAAAAGTTGCATACGGATTGAGAGGTTCTTCTGCAGATATATTCGTCGATAATGCAGCATACAATGAATTCCTTTTCAAGACCTTAAACATCTCGACTGTGGATGAGGAGAGTGCTGCTGTAGTAATG GCGTCTATGTCCAATGGAGTGCCTAGTGTTGTTTTTCGAGGCATATCGGACACAGCTGGGGATGGAGGAACACTATCATCTTCAATCTTTTCTTTGGCAGCTACAAATGCAGTTAGGGTTGCGGTTGAGTTTATTGGTTTGCTGGGTAGGGAGGGCAAAGTTCATGATCAATGA
- the LOC104881978 gene encoding transcription factor MYB14: protein MARTQQKKSLWTPEEDDKLKEFRHKYPNLSWPAIAKQAELNRTGKSCWESWENNLNPDINKGEFSPQEDELIIPLKSAGVSWASMAKNDLRGRAPNAIKNRWNNHLKKRHAIISDLRRHLLYLEEHLMDDKASDYSVRGGDLKALMAEFASLIPNVDPNETSDHSIRGDDLEALMAKFASLIPNVDPNESSDHSIREDDLEALMAKFASLIPNVDANETSDHSIRGDDLEALMAKFASLIPNVDPNESSDHSIREDDLEALMAKFASLIPNVDPNETSDHSIRGDDLEALMAKFASLIPNVDPNETSDHSIRGDDLEALMAKFASLIPNVDPSAISSIPEYTS, encoded by the exons ATGGCAAGAACACAGCAGAAGAAATCGCTATGGACCCCAGAAGAAGACGATAAGCTCAAAGAATTTAGGCACAAATACCCCAATCTATCTTGGCCAGCTATCGCAAAGCAGGCAGAGCTGAACAGGACTGGTAAGAGTTGTTGGGAGAGTTGGGAGAACAATCTGAATCCTGATATCAACAAAGGGGAATTCTCCCCACAGGAAGATGAACTCATCATCCCGCTAAAGAGCGCCGGTGTGAG CTGGGCATCTATGGCAAAAAATGATCTTCGTGGGCGAGCTCCTAATGCTATCAAGAACCGGTGGAACAACCACTTAAAGAAGAGGCATGCGATTATAAGTGACCTTAGGCGACACCTCCTCTACCTAGAGGAACACCTCATGGATGATAAGGCTAGTGATTACTCTGTCCGGGGAGGTGACCTTAAGGCTTTGATGGCTGAGTTTGCTTCTTTGATTCCCAACGTTGATCCAAATGAGACTAGTGATCACTCTATCCGGGGAGATGACCTTGAGGCTTTGATGGCCAAGTTTGCTTCTTTGATTCCCAATGTTGACCCAAATGAGAGTAGTGATCACTCTATCCGGGAAGATGACCTTGAGGCTTTGATGGCCAAGTTTGCTTCTTTGATTCCCAACGTTGATGCAAATGAGACTAGTGATCACTCTATCCGGGGAGATGACCTTGAGGCTTTGATGGCCAAGTTTGCTTCTTTGATTCCCAATGTTGACCCAAATGAGAGTAGTGATCACTCTATCCGGGAAGATGACCTTGAGGCTTTGATGGCCAAGTTTGCTTCTTTGATTCCCAACGTTGATCCAAATGAGACTAGTGATCACTCTATCCGGGGAGATGACCTTGAGGCTTTGATGGCCAAGTTTGCTTCTTTGATTCCCAACGTTGATCCAAATGAGACTAGTGATCACTCTATCCGGGGAGATGACCTTGAGGCTTTGATGGCCAAGTTTGCTTCTTTGATTCCCAACGTTGATCCAAGTGCAATTAGTTCGATTCCTGAATACACCAGCTGA